The proteins below come from a single Halictus rubicundus isolate RS-2024b chromosome 13, iyHalRubi1_principal, whole genome shotgun sequence genomic window:
- the LOC143360416 gene encoding methyltransferase-like protein 25B isoform X1 has product MAHVDKCTEHKYFVDALNLFFETQWLYNTPVTDLLTKGLLDSFPREWSNNLETLENQELNDFVVKKTTNSQWPNELKVFVEKCKYIDRLPTMSTELFTKLPKKFQLGLNDKKQHEIVHMAHFVHMQCAPLKIKTIVDLGAGLGYICQLLYYLYGYQVLGLEKNQENVNNAKRRQAKMYPESSEHVKYSCCDLTCDSIETIETILYNEFQTNSDVCLIGLHACGDLSISASKIFRDMDAARIFVMISCCYHKLSLSNDVNANALTDRQYFNNFPLSTCFKGVIDENNFDIGCFLRQPFLRLACQESAERWTNMSTESHNKHSFYVLARALLQLYATQNDFFLKKRTQKATRKSQCSNFESYIRDSLNRYTLQTREEADGEQQDVRFSAEVHEKNMIKLWEMHRDKLKMVEMYTALQLILQASAESLLLQDRLCWMQEHGLEAMIIPVTNRRLSPRSYAIVSWKN; this is encoded by the exons ATGGCGCATGTAGATAAATGTACAGAACATAAATATTTCGTGGATGCATTGAATTTGTTTTTTGAGACACAATGGCTTTACAATACACCTGTCACGGATTTGTTAACGAAGGGATTACTTGATTCGTTCCCGAGAGAGTGGTCGAATAATTTAGAGACGTTAGAGAATCAAGAGCTCAATGACTTCGTTGTGAAAAAAACAACAAAT TCTCAGTGGCCGAACGAATTGAAAGTTTTCGTCGAAAAATGCAAATATATCGACCGATTGCCAACTATGAGTacagaattatttacaaaattaccAAAAAAGTTCCAATTAGGGCTTAATGATAAAAAACAACACGAGATAGTGCATATGGCACATTTCGTGCATATGCAATGCGCACCgcttaaaatcaaaacaatcgTCGATCTCGGTGCTGGTCTG GGATACATATGCCAACTTCTCTATTATCTGTATGGTTACCAAGTTCTGGGATTAGAAAAGAATCAGGAAAATGTGAATAATGCTAAACGTAGGCAAGCAAAAATGTATCCCGAGTCATCGGAGCACGTTAAATATAGTTGTTGCGATTTAACGTGCGATTCGATTGAAACGATCGAAACAATTTTGTACAAtgaatttcaaacaaattcggaTGTATGTTTGATCGGTCTGCACGCTTGCGGAGATCTTAGTATAAGCGCATCAAAAATATTTCGTGACATGGATGCAGCTCGGATTTTTGTTATGATCTCCTGTTGCTACCATAAACTTTCGCTATCAAACGACGTTAATGCGAATGCACTGACTGATAgacaatattttaataatttcccaTTATCCACTTGTTTCAAGGGTGTAATCGATGAGAATAATTTTGATATCGGTTGTTTCTTGAGGCAACCATTCTTACGATTAGCCTGCCAAGAATCGGCAGAGAGATGGACGAACATGTCCACCGAGAGTCACAATAAACATTCCTTCTATGTGCTTGCAAGAGCTCTTCTCCAATTGTATGCAACTCAAA ATGacttttttcttaaaaaacGTACTCAGAAAGCAACAAGAAAGTCACAGTGTTCAAACTTTGAATCTTACATCAGGGACTCGTTAAACAGATACACTTTACAAACACGAGAAGAAGCAGACGGAGAGCAGCAAG atGTGCGATTTAGTGCTGAAGTGCATGAGAAAAATATGATAAAACTATGGGAGATGCATCGCGACAAACTGAAGATGGTAGAAATGTATACTGCTCTACAATTAATTCTACAAGCATCAGCAGAGTCCCTGCTTCTTCAGGATAGATTATGTTGGATGCAAGAACATGGTTTAGAAGCAATGATTATCCCAGTTACAAATAGACGATTATCTCCACGATCATACGCAATCGTATCTTGGAAAAACTAA
- the LOC143360269 gene encoding cell division cycle 5-like protein, with the protein MPRIMIKGGVWRNTEDEILKAAVMKYGKNQWSRIASLLHRKSAKQCKARWFEWLDPSIKKTEWSREEDEKLLHLAKLMPTQWRTIAPIIGRTAAQCLERYEYLLDQAQKKEEGDDAADDPRKLKPGEIDPNPETKPARPDPKDMDEDELEMLSEARARLANTQGKKAKRKAREKQLEEARRLAALQKRRELRAAGITVAQKNKRKRGVNYNSEIPFEKRPATGFYDTFNEHVDPLAIDFSRMRQQHLDGELRQEKEEMERRIDKQKLKQRKENDIPMGMLNNEEPIKKRSKLVLPEPQISDQELQQVVKLGRASEVAREVATESGITLSDSLLADYSLPTNAAVTPRTPAATDRILQEAQNVMALTHVDTPLKGGLNTPLTNSDFTGVVPTTNAVATPNTILATPFRSQRSDGTPANSFNTPTSIRTQNGVLATTPVRDKLSINPDENLDGSETPLIQKQVKEQLRAGLSSLPTPRNDYEIVVPEGETRDENASTPATEIVEDQADIDARQQQELMEQRKRELSRRSQVIQRDLPRPIDVNMNILRPFVDTSLTDLQRAEELIKREMITMMQYDSLQNPFQQNRKGASSSVAQAYLEQHPYINFEEEELTSAKKLLIDEMSVVKEGMAHGELSLDSYTTVWEECLSQILYLETQKRYTRATLASKKDRVEACERKLEENRMHMTGEAKRAARMEKKLKVLTGGYQTRAQVLTKQLHDLWEQIEQAHLELSTFTFLQTQEEAAVPRRVNALMEDVNRQTERERVLQVRYAQLQDQLQ; encoded by the exons aTGCCGCGTATTATGATAAAGGGCGGTGTTTGGCGGAACACGGAG GATGAAATCCTGAAAGCCGCTGTGATGAAATATGGCAAAAACCAATGGAGTAGGATTGCATCACTGTTGCATAGAAAATCTGCCAAACAATGTAAAGCACGATGGTTCGAATGGTTGGATCCAAGTATCAAGAAGACCGAATGGAGCAGAGAAGAAGACGAGAAGTTATTACATCTTGCTAAATTGATGCCGACACAATGGAGAACCATTGCACCAATTATCGGACGTACTGCAGCTCAATGTTTAGAGCGTTATGAATATTTACT CGATCAAGCtcagaagaaagaagaaggagATGATGCAGCAGATGACCCTCGTAAACTCAAACCAGGAGAAATTGATCCAAATCCAGAAACAAAACCCGCTAGACCCGATCCTAAAGACATGGACGAAGATG AATTGGAGATGCTGTCCGAGGCACGTGCTAGGCTTGCGAATACTCAGGGCAAAAAGGCAAAGCGTAAAGCCAGGGAGAAGCAACTGGAAGAAGCTCGCAGATTGGCTGCCCTACAAAAGCGCAGAGAATTGAGGGCTGCTGGTATTACGGTCGCGCAGAAAAATAAACGGAAACGCGGGGTTAATTACAACTCCGAAATTCCGTTCGAGAAGCGGCCTGCAACTGGATTCTACGATACGTTCAACGAGCATGTGGATCCACTGGCTATCGACTTCTCTAGAATGAGACAACAACATTTAGACGGGGAATTGAGGCAAGAGAAGGAAGAAATGGAACGTAGGATAGACAAGCAAAAATTAAAACAGCGCAAAGAGAATGATATTCCAATGGGAATGCTTAATAATGAGGAGCCGATAAAGAAAAGAAGTAAACTGGTTCTGCCAGAGCCACAGATATCTGACCAAGAATTACAACAAGTTGTTAAGCTTGGAAGAGCGTCAGAG GTAGCCCGTGAAGTTGCGACTGAAAGTGGAATAACATTATCGGACAGTTTACTGGCCGATTATTCTTTACCGACAAACGCGGCTGTAACTCCTCGTACTCCAGCTGCTACAGATAGAATTCTTCAAGAAGCCCAGAACGTTATGGCTCTTACTCATGTTGATACTCCACTGAAAG GCGGGCTAAATACTCCGTTAACGAATTCGGACTTCACCGGTGTCGTCCCTACTACAAACGCCGTGGCGACTCCGAACACAATTTTGGCTACACCTTTCCGTTCGCAACGCAGCGACGGGACTCCGGCGAATTCGTTCAACACACCGACGTCTATACGAACGCAAAACGGAGTTTTGGCTACCACGCCTGTCCGCGACAAGCTCAGCATCAATCCGGACGAAAATCTGGATGGATCGGAAACACCATTGATTCAGAAACAAGTTAAAGAACAATTGCGCGCCGGACTCAGCTCTCTTCCAACGCCGCGCAACGATTACGAGATAGTAGTCCCCGAAGGGGAAACGAGAGATGAAAATGCATCCACACCTGCAACCGAAATCGTTGAAGATCAAGCTGACATAGATGCCAGGCAACAGCAAGAATTAATGGAGCAGA GGAAGAGGGAACTGTCGCGTAGATCGCAAGTCATACAGCGAGACTTGCCACGGCCGATTGACGTGAACATGAACATTTTGAGGCCGTTTGTGGATACTTCGTTGACAGACTTACAAAGA GCCGAGGAGCTGATTAAAAGAGAAATGATCACGATGATGCAATACGATTCACTGCAGAATCCATTTCAACAGAATCGTAAAGGTGCCTCGAGTTCGGTAGCCCAAGCGTATTTAGAACAGCATCCGTACATTAATTTTGAGGAAGAAGAGCTTACTTCT GCGAAGAAACTCTTGATCGACGAGATGTCGGTTGTGAAGGAAGGTATGGCGCACGGAGAGCTTAGTTTGGATTCCTACACGACTGTGTGGGAGGAATGCTTGTCCCAGATTTTGTATCTGGAAACTCAGAAACGTTATACGCGAGCAACGCTGGCTTCAAAGAAAGACCGAGTGGAAGCATGCGAGAGAAAATTAGAAGAAAATCGGATGCACATGACTGGGGAAGCCAAGCGAGCCGCCAGAAtggaaaagaaattgaaagttcTCACTGGAGGGTATCAG acTAGAGCACAAGTATTAACGAAACAGCTACACGATTTGTGGGAGCAAATAGAGCAGGCGCATCTAGAACTTTCGACGTTTACATTCTTGCAAACGCAGGAAGAAGCGGCGGTGCCAAGACGAGTGAATGCACTTATGGAAGACGTTAACAGACAAACAGAGCGAGAACGCGTGTTGCAAGTACGATACGCGCAATTACAAGATCAGTTGCAATAa
- the LOC143360416 gene encoding methyltransferase-like protein 25B isoform X2, which translates to MLSQWPNELKVFVEKCKYIDRLPTMSTELFTKLPKKFQLGLNDKKQHEIVHMAHFVHMQCAPLKIKTIVDLGAGLGYICQLLYYLYGYQVLGLEKNQENVNNAKRRQAKMYPESSEHVKYSCCDLTCDSIETIETILYNEFQTNSDVCLIGLHACGDLSISASKIFRDMDAARIFVMISCCYHKLSLSNDVNANALTDRQYFNNFPLSTCFKGVIDENNFDIGCFLRQPFLRLACQESAERWTNMSTESHNKHSFYVLARALLQLYATQNDFFLKKRTQKATRKSQCSNFESYIRDSLNRYTLQTREEADGEQQDVRFSAEVHEKNMIKLWEMHRDKLKMVEMYTALQLILQASAESLLLQDRLCWMQEHGLEAMIIPVTNRRLSPRSYAIVSWKN; encoded by the exons ATGTTG TCTCAGTGGCCGAACGAATTGAAAGTTTTCGTCGAAAAATGCAAATATATCGACCGATTGCCAACTATGAGTacagaattatttacaaaattaccAAAAAAGTTCCAATTAGGGCTTAATGATAAAAAACAACACGAGATAGTGCATATGGCACATTTCGTGCATATGCAATGCGCACCgcttaaaatcaaaacaatcgTCGATCTCGGTGCTGGTCTG GGATACATATGCCAACTTCTCTATTATCTGTATGGTTACCAAGTTCTGGGATTAGAAAAGAATCAGGAAAATGTGAATAATGCTAAACGTAGGCAAGCAAAAATGTATCCCGAGTCATCGGAGCACGTTAAATATAGTTGTTGCGATTTAACGTGCGATTCGATTGAAACGATCGAAACAATTTTGTACAAtgaatttcaaacaaattcggaTGTATGTTTGATCGGTCTGCACGCTTGCGGAGATCTTAGTATAAGCGCATCAAAAATATTTCGTGACATGGATGCAGCTCGGATTTTTGTTATGATCTCCTGTTGCTACCATAAACTTTCGCTATCAAACGACGTTAATGCGAATGCACTGACTGATAgacaatattttaataatttcccaTTATCCACTTGTTTCAAGGGTGTAATCGATGAGAATAATTTTGATATCGGTTGTTTCTTGAGGCAACCATTCTTACGATTAGCCTGCCAAGAATCGGCAGAGAGATGGACGAACATGTCCACCGAGAGTCACAATAAACATTCCTTCTATGTGCTTGCAAGAGCTCTTCTCCAATTGTATGCAACTCAAA ATGacttttttcttaaaaaacGTACTCAGAAAGCAACAAGAAAGTCACAGTGTTCAAACTTTGAATCTTACATCAGGGACTCGTTAAACAGATACACTTTACAAACACGAGAAGAAGCAGACGGAGAGCAGCAAG atGTGCGATTTAGTGCTGAAGTGCATGAGAAAAATATGATAAAACTATGGGAGATGCATCGCGACAAACTGAAGATGGTAGAAATGTATACTGCTCTACAATTAATTCTACAAGCATCAGCAGAGTCCCTGCTTCTTCAGGATAGATTATGTTGGATGCAAGAACATGGTTTAGAAGCAATGATTATCCCAGTTACAAATAGACGATTATCTCCACGATCATACGCAATCGTATCTTGGAAAAACTAA
- the LOC143360416 gene encoding methyltransferase-like protein 25B isoform X3 — MSTELFTKLPKKFQLGLNDKKQHEIVHMAHFVHMQCAPLKIKTIVDLGAGLGYICQLLYYLYGYQVLGLEKNQENVNNAKRRQAKMYPESSEHVKYSCCDLTCDSIETIETILYNEFQTNSDVCLIGLHACGDLSISASKIFRDMDAARIFVMISCCYHKLSLSNDVNANALTDRQYFNNFPLSTCFKGVIDENNFDIGCFLRQPFLRLACQESAERWTNMSTESHNKHSFYVLARALLQLYATQNDFFLKKRTQKATRKSQCSNFESYIRDSLNRYTLQTREEADGEQQDVRFSAEVHEKNMIKLWEMHRDKLKMVEMYTALQLILQASAESLLLQDRLCWMQEHGLEAMIIPVTNRRLSPRSYAIVSWKN; from the exons ATGAGTacagaattatttacaaaattaccAAAAAAGTTCCAATTAGGGCTTAATGATAAAAAACAACACGAGATAGTGCATATGGCACATTTCGTGCATATGCAATGCGCACCgcttaaaatcaaaacaatcgTCGATCTCGGTGCTGGTCTG GGATACATATGCCAACTTCTCTATTATCTGTATGGTTACCAAGTTCTGGGATTAGAAAAGAATCAGGAAAATGTGAATAATGCTAAACGTAGGCAAGCAAAAATGTATCCCGAGTCATCGGAGCACGTTAAATATAGTTGTTGCGATTTAACGTGCGATTCGATTGAAACGATCGAAACAATTTTGTACAAtgaatttcaaacaaattcggaTGTATGTTTGATCGGTCTGCACGCTTGCGGAGATCTTAGTATAAGCGCATCAAAAATATTTCGTGACATGGATGCAGCTCGGATTTTTGTTATGATCTCCTGTTGCTACCATAAACTTTCGCTATCAAACGACGTTAATGCGAATGCACTGACTGATAgacaatattttaataatttcccaTTATCCACTTGTTTCAAGGGTGTAATCGATGAGAATAATTTTGATATCGGTTGTTTCTTGAGGCAACCATTCTTACGATTAGCCTGCCAAGAATCGGCAGAGAGATGGACGAACATGTCCACCGAGAGTCACAATAAACATTCCTTCTATGTGCTTGCAAGAGCTCTTCTCCAATTGTATGCAACTCAAA ATGacttttttcttaaaaaacGTACTCAGAAAGCAACAAGAAAGTCACAGTGTTCAAACTTTGAATCTTACATCAGGGACTCGTTAAACAGATACACTTTACAAACACGAGAAGAAGCAGACGGAGAGCAGCAAG atGTGCGATTTAGTGCTGAAGTGCATGAGAAAAATATGATAAAACTATGGGAGATGCATCGCGACAAACTGAAGATGGTAGAAATGTATACTGCTCTACAATTAATTCTACAAGCATCAGCAGAGTCCCTGCTTCTTCAGGATAGATTATGTTGGATGCAAGAACATGGTTTAGAAGCAATGATTATCCCAGTTACAAATAGACGATTATCTCCACGATCATACGCAATCGTATCTTGGAAAAACTAA
- the Med8 gene encoding mediator complex subunit 8 yields the protein MQREEKQLDSALEAIILRINDLKTSIASMIFKLEHEYETLNWPNFLDNFALISGHLTSLSKILGHDKAPNLRNLTVLPLRLCPEKDEELYRLTEGRISTFAHDLVPDYLRTKVEPQAEQKMIQLEAKAANLNYETSHKQVAQYTKVISHIWDIANKAREEWESEAGSRATQAQTSSTADTHALVAAVGMGKSLKSDTVQMVQSGVNSVPSGMMVGRPGSQQQASGQGSLGNPPMGQMNKAPSAIKTNIKAASQIHPYRT from the exons ATGCAACGAGAAGAAAAGCAATTAGATTCTGCATTGGAGGCGATTATTTTAAGAATAAATGACCTGAAAACGTCCATAGCTTCCATGATATTCAAATTAGAACACGAGTACGAGACACTGAATTGGCCTAATTTTCTTGATAATTTCGCACTTATTTCGGGACAT TTAACCAGTCTTTCAAAGATTCTGGGACATGATAAGGCACCGAACTTAAGAAATCTAACAGTTTTACCTCTACGATTGTGTCCAGAGAAAGACGAAGAATTATATCGATTGACAGAAGGTAGAATTTCTACGTTTGCTCATGATTTGGTACCGGATTATCTGCGAACCAAAGTGGAACCTCAAGCTGAGCAAAAGATGATACAGCTTGAAGCAAAAGCTGCAAATTTAAATTATGAAACGTCGCAT AAACAAGTGGCACAATATACCAAAGTTATTAGCCATATATGGGATATAGCGAATAAAGCACGAGAAGAATGGGAAAGCGAAGCTGGGTCTAGAGCAACTCAAGCTCAGACTAGTAGCACAGCAGATACTCACGCTCTTGTAGCAGCTGTTGGTATGGGTAAAAGTTTGAAG TCCGATACTGTCCAAATGGTTCAGTCTGGTGTTAATTCTGTTCCTAGTGGGATGATGGTAGGTAGACCAGGAAGTCAACAACAAGCTTCAGGACAAGGATCTCTAGGAAATCCACCTA TGGGTCAAATGAACAAAGCTCCAAGTGCAATTAAAACTAACATTAAAGCAGCATCACAAATTCATCCATATAG AACTTAA